Proteins found in one Pontibacter sp. SGAir0037 genomic segment:
- a CDS encoding DUF3050 domain-containing protein, producing the protein MNSRIEELQKALNVHRKRLLQHNVYQSLHTLDDLKIFMEHHVFAVWDFMSLLKALQADLTCVTLPWVPKGSPRTRRLINEIVLEEETDVDQAGNPVSHFELYLQAMKECGADHALINQMLEKVAAGETVEAALGQLPIHASVKDFVYNTFSIINSGKSHAIAAAFTFGREDLIPDMFRHLTADLNARFPGKLNTFIYYLDRHVQLDEEVHTPLALQMVDELCGDDEDKWQEALEVSIACIEQRIQLWDGIRNQLNSEVLLN; encoded by the coding sequence ATGAACAGCCGAATAGAAGAATTGCAGAAGGCTTTAAACGTGCATCGTAAGCGCCTGCTGCAGCATAATGTATACCAGTCGTTGCACACCCTCGACGATCTGAAAATATTTATGGAGCATCATGTTTTTGCCGTATGGGATTTTATGAGCCTTCTGAAAGCCCTGCAGGCAGACCTGACTTGTGTAACGCTGCCCTGGGTGCCCAAAGGTAGCCCTAGAACCCGCAGGCTTATCAATGAGATAGTGCTGGAAGAAGAAACGGATGTAGACCAGGCTGGTAATCCTGTGAGCCACTTTGAGCTATACCTGCAGGCTATGAAAGAATGTGGTGCCGATCATGCCCTGATCAACCAGATGCTGGAAAAAGTTGCAGCAGGAGAAACTGTAGAAGCAGCGCTTGGGCAGCTACCAATACATGCTTCTGTTAAAGATTTTGTTTACAATACCTTTAGCATTATAAACTCCGGAAAGAGCCATGCCATTGCGGCTGCCTTCACTTTTGGCCGTGAAGACCTGATCCCTGATATGTTCCGCCACCTGACAGCCGATTTGAATGCCCGTTTTCCTGGCAAACTGAATACCTTTATTTATTATCTCGACCGCCATGTGCAGCTGGATGAGGAGGTACATACACCGCTGGCTTTGCAGATGGTGGATGAGCTGTGCGGAGACGATGAAGATAAATGGCAGGAAGCACTGGAAGTTTCTATTGCCTGTATAGAACAGCGCATCCAGCTTTGGGACGGCATCAGGAACCAGCTCAATTCTGAAGTTCTGCTGAACTAG